In Bradyrhizobium sp. WD16, the genomic stretch CTTGACTGCCGCGGCATTATCGTCGGCGATGCGGTCGGCGAGGCCGATTTCGGCTGCGCGCGCGCGGACCTGCGGCGACGCGTCGGTCGCCACCAGTTCGTCGGCGAGGCCGAGCTGCCGTACGGCGCGCGCAACCGACGAACCGATCAAGCCTAGCCCGATCAGTGCGACCCGCGCGAAGAGAGGGGCGGCATTCACGTCAGTTCCTCATGAAGTCGGCCAGCGCCGCGACTACGAGGCGGTTGGCCTCCTCGGTGCCGATGGTCAGGCGCAGAGCGTCGGGCAGATGATAGTTCTTCAAGGCGCGCAGGATCAGCCCGCGCTCGGTGAGAAACGCGTCGGCGTCGTCGGCGGTCTTGCCCTTGGTCTTGGGGAAGTTGATCAGCAGGAAGTTGGTGACGCTCGGCGTCACCGTCAGGCCGATGCGCTCGATCTCCTCGGTTAGCCAGGTCCGCCAGCGCTCATTGTGAGTCCGCGACATCTCGTAATATTCGCTGTCCTCCAGCGCGGCGACGGCCGCCATCATCGCCGGCGTGCTGACATTGAAGGGACCACGGATACGGTTGACTGCGTCGATGATGTGCGCCGGCCCGTACATCCAGCCGATGCGCAGCGCCGCGAGTCCATAGATCTTCGAAAACGTGCGCGTCATTACCGTGTTCTCGGTGGTCGCGACCAGCTCGATCCCGGATTCGTAATCGTTGCGCGAGACGAAGTCGGAATACGCGGCGTCCAGCACCAGCAGCACATCCGGCCGCAGCCCCGCATGCAGCCGCTTGACCTCGTCGAAGGGCAGGTAGGTGCCGGTCGGGTTGTTGGGATTGGCGAGCCAGATCAGTTTGGTACGCGGCGTCACCAGACCGAGGATGGCGTCGACATCCGCGATCAGGTTCCGCTCCGGAGCGACGATATTGGCGGCGCCGTTGCCCATGGTCGCGATCGGGTAGACCAGGAAGCCATGGCTGGTGTGGATCGCCTCGTCGCCCGGCCCGAGATAGCCATAGGCGAGGAGATTGAGGAGTTCGTCGGAGCCGGCGCCGCAGATGATGCGTTCCGGATCAAGGCCGAATTTGTGTCCGATGGCCTCGCGCAGCACCCGCGACGAGCCTTCCGGATAGTCCTCGAGATGCGCCGCTGCCGCCTTGTAGGCCTCGACCGCCCTGGGCGAGGGACCCAGAGCGTTCTCGTTGGCGGACAGCTTGAAGACGCGGCCGCCTTGTTCGCTGCCGCTCTTGCCGGGCGTGTAGGGCGCAATATCGAGAATGCCGGGCTTCGGCACGGGGCGAGACATCGAACGAAACTCCAAATGGAACGAATCGAGAGGCTTGTCAGGGCGCTTCCGGCGCGGGCGTCTGAGACACCGTATAGCGCGCCGCGTGGCTGCCGACGAGGGCCGTGGTGCGCACCGAAGCCCCCGCCGAGATCAGGGTGACGCGCAGTTCGTCGAGGGCCGCGGTCTCGCGGGGCGAGCCGCGTCCAGGCAGCGACACCAGCAGCGCCGCGCCGTCGAAGGTGCCGTCGGGCACGGCGACGATGTC encodes the following:
- the hisC gene encoding histidinol-phosphate transaminase yields the protein MSRPVPKPGILDIAPYTPGKSGSEQGGRVFKLSANENALGPSPRAVEAYKAAAAHLEDYPEGSSRVLREAIGHKFGLDPERIICGAGSDELLNLLAYGYLGPGDEAIHTSHGFLVYPIATMGNGAANIVAPERNLIADVDAILGLVTPRTKLIWLANPNNPTGTYLPFDEVKRLHAGLRPDVLLVLDAAYSDFVSRNDYESGIELVATTENTVMTRTFSKIYGLAALRIGWMYGPAHIIDAVNRIRGPFNVSTPAMMAAVAALEDSEYYEMSRTHNERWRTWLTEEIERIGLTVTPSVTNFLLINFPKTKGKTADDADAFLTERGLILRALKNYHLPDALRLTIGTEEANRLVVAALADFMRN